Genomic DNA from Perca flavescens isolate YP-PL-M2 chromosome 23, PFLA_1.0, whole genome shotgun sequence:
tAATTGCTACATTACGTGTGATTTATCgccgtagcaagtagtatgaaaggatgAAAGTCCGTGGGgagagtattttttattttttatttttaaagccttccccaatgtttctatcctaaacctaacttttttattttttttaacacgcgtgagacgttgttctcgcgatagcatggcgcgttctcgcgataacgcgCCACGTGGCGACGCCacatggtgtgtatgtttacatccgctgtatatggcgtagacatacacgcggatagctcaaaatgcgcgCAGAtaactttcctaaagccaagtggcgtgtacagtatgtttacgcaaagtcatgatgccatgttgattATTTACTTAGTTTTTACCATCTTCGCGCTCTTTGCTCTTTGATTATCAGAATCACAATACGGTTAGGTTGCAGTTGCTCACTGTCAAatttaagagtaaaaaaaaaaactagtaaataagtgtataaagtaacatactgtagcttaagtgcaagaaataaaaagtaaaaggtcttagttaatgtgtgtttttatgtttgcacTATACTGTAGAGTAGCACTTTTCATTTTGTTATAATAACAATGAGAATAAGTTGGTTCTGATTAAAACAAGCCCTTAAACTTCAGATTTGGAGAAGTAAGGACCAGTCAAATCCATAAACCATAAACCCTGTAGGGATGAAGCCACCTATAAGTTTCTTCAAAATGATAAggaacacatacaaacaacagaATAGGGCCTTTTGTTGATATTCTACCTTGTAtcgttttctctctttctctgcagtGTCGGAGAGCGATGAAGGCTTCGAGGTGACGATGACGGCCACGGCCGACGGGGATCTCTCTGAGGAAGGGGTCGCTCAGATTCAGGTGCTGATAAAACTCTTCTTCATTCTGCTTCTACTTCTGCTTCCAccgcttctttttttttttttttttttttttgcatcctaTATGAACAAGACCTAATTTGCCAATTTGTTTAGCTAATTACCTTTTTCATGCATTTGTAGCCAGTCTGTCCAACGGACACTTCCAGGCCAGACTGATCTCagtaagtggcgtatgtatgacacgccaattcgtacgccacttttggcgtgttatcaagacgcatactcgctttttagcgtgtttatcaacgccgtttggcctccattgacttacatgactttgcgattgcgtgtgaatttacgccgtagTGAGTggtatgaaaggccgaaaacccgcgtagggaggttgggcGTGGTGGTGCTCGGGTAAAACgctggactttcacccaggagaccggggatcgtgtcccgtgtgtcacgtttcctgAACTCAGCGACAGaggggaaaatatttcagtcgacacattaagtggaaccgaaatgaggaaccgaaatttgcgttctaatccggtttGATTCCCGTACTGGacccgggtttcggtacccaaccctacacaggagctccacacagtcaagctacagtacaggccaaaagtttggacacaccttctcattcaatgtgtttctttattttcatgactttttacattgttgattctcactgaaggcatcaaaactatgaatgaacacatatggaattatgtacttaacaaaaaagtgtgaaataactgaaatcatgtcttatattttagattcttcaaagtagccaccctttgctttttttaataactctgcaaacccttggtgttctctcaatgagcttcatgaggtagtcacctgaaatggttttatcttcacaggtgtgctttgtcagggttaattagtggacgtttttcccttattaattaaaaagcaaagggtggctactttgaagaatctaaaatataagacattttcagttatttcacacttttttgttaagtacataattccatatgtgttcattcatagttttgatgccttcagtgagaatctacaatgtaaatagtcatgaaaataaaaaggaaacgcattgaatgaggtgtgtccaaacttttggcctgtactgtagttcAAGGTTTAGCTAGCCTACTAAAATACTCGTCCACATTACAAAATATTCCTATCGACAGTCCTTTTAATAACAATAGCGTTTCAACAGCACTAAACAAATTTTAACTGTTAACCAACCACATTTTTAACAATGCCATTACAATTTTCCAACTCTTGCACTCTCCGCACAGACTAAGGTAAGATCGCGCTGCGCACACCGATGACGTCATCAACGGAatgccaaaatacattttagaaaGCTCTTAAAATTATACACAAAACGTATaaactgacctgtgtgtgtgtgtgtgtgtgtgtgtgtgtgtgtgtgtgtgtgtgtgtgtgtgtgtgtgtgtgtgtgtgtgtgtgtgtgtgtgtgtgtgtgtgtatagattcTGCAGGAGGATGAGGACTCTCTCTCGCCAGATCAGAAGACAGAGGTGTCTCCTGTCAGTCAGGcctggttcacacacacacacacacacacacacacacacacacacacacacacacacacacacacacacacacacacacacacacacacacacacacgccgggcATCATTTCTCACTTACTCCCATACCTACAGCCCGCTCCGCCTCACGATGGAGGTTGTCGGGGCCTCGTGGAGACTGAAGGGAAGGCCTGCGGACAGTAAAACATAACACCAGTCAAAAATAAGGCCGTAAAGTTCGTTGCAGTAAAGATGCAAACATCAGTCTCCTCAGGGAAGCCAAACGTGGTTTCTTATGATGGTTTTTGAACTATGCTCGTTATGTTTTATTATGGAAAAACACAGTCACCAGTTTCATCATGATTTCTTATTTTCTAAACTGATTTAAATGCATCCCTGTAGAGTGTTCTATTCAACATTTCTTCCACTTTAGGTCACAAGTGGAAACAGGGCATGTGGTCTAAAGAGGAGATCGACCTTCTGATGAGCAACATCGATCAATATGTAAAAGTATGTTACTTTCTGTCTTTATTTAATAATAGCGCTTTACAGTAtatggtactcaaagacactttacagtaaaaccagcacatatagcacattaaaaacagataaataataaaacaaacacataaaacaagcatattagaagcagttaaaaacaataaaaccagtaactatcaggtgagaaatgtaagactgctgtatgtggaaagctaatctgaagaggtgtgttttgatgaGTGTTTTCAACGTGTCCAGGTCAGTACAGTCACGGATGTGTATgggtagggagttccagagggaAGGGGCTGCGGTGGTGAAAGCTCTGTCACCCCAGGTACGGCGCTCGGTCACGAGTGGTGGGGAGAGAAGGTTTGCGTCAGAGGAGCAGTGGTTACGGGAGGGGGAATTGTGGTGGTGGAGCAGGTCTGTGAGGTAGGAACGAGCCTGGTTATGGAGGTCTTTGTGGGTGAGGATGAGGACTTTATTTCTGTCTCTATGGTGGTGCATTCATTACTCCTTGATGGTCCCATTTCCTGAGCTGGGAAGTCGTTCTTCCAACTTTGGTGTGTTCATGAgctttaaaggagaaatccggcgcaaaatgaacctcgGGGTTAATaccacatgtgtaccgagtcgaccgttctctgggatttgttttcatgctaatcgaatgtgaccagttttagcgcaaaccgctaattagcttgtaacgctagtcgtcggggcacatggtaaaaagtaaaaagaaatctctatttctacaccactaacaaggctcaaaatagcaccccACTTCCACAGTAgtataatgagggtccctacatgtaaacccaagcattgagaactttgtaagtgtacagacagtttattaaaaacatagtttTATAAAGACTGTACTGTTCACttatacaggcgggcgccatcttgtaaaacagtcatgaccagttgaACAATGAACaacgtgcttgagctatgttactggttactggttgcacggcatTCGTCATTTTTACcagtgccccgacgactagcgttacaagctaattagcagtttgccctaaaactggtcacatttgattagcatgaaaacatatcccagagaacggtcgactcggtacacatgtcaTTAACCCCTAGGGTCATTTTGCGTCATTTTGTGAACCGATTACCAATTATTCCGACACAAATGCAGCATTatatcttttgtgtgtgtgtgtgtgtttttcagggcCGAGGCATCGAGGACCCAGCAGAGATCATCTTTGAGATGTccaaagaggagaggaaggattTCTACCGCTCCGTCGCGTTGGGCTTAAACAGGCCGCTGTTCGCCGTCTACAGACGAGTTCTACGAATGTACGACAACCGCAACCACGTCGGGAAGTGAGTTTGCGAGGGAAAAGATAGCGGAAAACATGCCGAAACTTTGTTTTTTCTCAGTTTGaatattaatttgtttttgatCTCTCTAAGGTATACTCCTGATGAGATAGATAAGCTAAAAGCGTGAGTAAAACCTTTGTGTCTTCAACTTCATGtacgttttttttattaccatacacaaaaatattgtttatatattgtttatatcTGGCGTGTTGGTTCAGGTTGAGGGAGAAACACGGGAACGACTGGTCGACTATCGGGGCAGCTCTGGGTCGCAGCGCCTCTTCTGTCAAAGACCGCTGCCGACTGATGAAGGACACCTGCAACACAGGTACAGAGCcgtgtgtacttaagtacacactTCTGTACACTTGTGTTTTTACAGCGTTTTATTAGTatatattagtattagtatccttaaccctcctgttgtcctcgggtcaaatttgaagtttctatatcagaaaatttgggtttctttcaaccgcattgtcaaaaaaataaaaaaataacgtggatggttctgtaaaataaatgatcagttcacttcCTTCATCGAATTTGGgcgttttattaaattttatagaACAAGAataagaacattgaaaaaacgTCGGGAAAAGTGTCGAccaattttagttttaaattttgacccagaaaaactaaaagttgcaggtcgatgggaagacaacacgagggttaaaaaGGATCTGAATGCTTCCTTCACGGTGTTTGGTTTGTCTATAACTTTTATTCTAACTTTTCATATAAAATATttgtcgtctttttttttttttttaaggtaaaTGGAGCGAGGAGGAGGAGCGACGTCTCGCTGAGGTCGTGTACGAGATGGCGGGTGCGTCGCCGGGGTCGGCGGTCACAGGCGGCGTCTCCTGGGCGACGGTCGCCGATCAGGTTCGCACGCGCTCAGAGAAACAGTGTCGGTCCAAATGGTTGAACTACCTGAACTGGAAACACAGCGGAGGGACAGAGTGGATGAAGGAGGACGACATCAACCTCATTCGCAGGTACGGAGTGTGTGTgcgaggaaacaagagaggagaggaaacaagagaggaaactagtgttcattttgtcacctattttttatttagtcttgtgccaaatgtccttgttagtttaTCATAtcagtcatatttagtcattcacatatcttttgttagtcaagttttagttgactaaaagtctcctcattttagtctagttttagtcaaaagagaactcaatatatcttagtcaagttttagtctaACAAATAAattctgagattatttctgataaccattttaGTCAAATAGTTATGAcacattcagatttttttgtcaatatcatTGTACGTAAAATGCGACCAAAtatcgagcctcttccttatttcaccagtaaattcctgttaaccgacaaaaacaaccactggataggaaaagggtattttacaataactttgaatgcaggttcaagtgaacgcaccatctgtgttgtttttcagacaacgggcAGCTGCAGGCTGTCGTACGtccctctccagtgaaatacagacaaacttttacaccgtttaaccttcagcattttaaccgtgtttactccagctgctagctaacggtaggctaacgttacctgctgacaggtgtagtgttaactaccgtgacatgcagcgatgtttcggttgcctctaacatctgtttaggagcatcagagagaagcgtatgcatttaagtggcaccgaaatacGCGTTGCAAAAATGAAAGAgagattttattttatgcaaaacattttagtcttgtcttttttcgtcaacaataatgcatgttaatttagtcttatgccgccttcacactggcagttgaaatcagctccgatacGGCTTTGAAACggccggaagtcattcatttcctatggagaTTCGCAGACCGCATGCGAATGGGTCCGAACCGGGTCCAAACGAGTGCGAAAAAAATCGTGTCAGTTGGTCATCCGGATGCGttcaaaaaattattttcaaaaaactcTTGCGAAAAGCTACGGACGGTTCCTAtatgacggaagttagagttgctatggtactgataaacaaacctgctaatgctaactggttagctagcaacagaTACCGAACTATTGACATtctaccgctatatcacatttaacagACCTGACATGTCAACGTCCTGGGCAACTTCTCTCCACGCATCAGCCTTTCTGTTTCTATCTGTATAAgagaggtcagagagaatcgcACATTCAGACACTTACCACTCGTTCTAGTCTCTCTGCCATTTTTGTGAGTCGCTTCCGAAGTTTTTCAACGGTGTAGTACGACGTCCGCTGGGGGCGTATTGCGTATTACGGAGCTGAattcaactgccagtgtgaaggcggcgttagtcagcgtttttggacattggtgcagtctcgtcatcgtctcgtctttagtcatggaaataaaggtcgttgacgaacatatttagtctcgtctagGGCTGGGGATATAGCTGAAAACTGTATTgcgatataagtgtttcatatcggtcgatatcgataattattgatattttttatgacctatttaaaataaggaccaggagaaaaatatatattaaatttaaacatttttattttaaacttaaccttcctctgattataatcccctcagttataaagcaggaatgtcaagacaaccatggaaaacactcaaataattaaaatgtaaacataggtctaaaatcacaatgaacacttaacaattatctcttaacattaaggtgcaaacttaaagaataagtaagaaatgcgtcataaagtgtaataaaatagtgaaaaatgttaaatataagaaacctgagaaactattttctgcaggtttagtgctaagtTGGTAACGTGGCTTCTGAACagacatgtctgcctccgttatttctttgtagtgtttagtaaggtgctgatgcagagtacctctccatggtggtctgctgcttgtagtgtttagtaaggcgctgatgcagagtacctctccatggtggtctgctgcttgtagtgtttagtaaggcgctgatgcagagtacctctccatggtggtctgctgcttgtgcggtgtagcagctgcagatgttgttggacgttgctgccgaatacggctgtgctaaagtggtaaaacaagtttgtggtattaccagtgttggtggggacgacggtctgacgacattggtctgtctacggtcagacttataaaatccccaaaaactgccatactgacttttgttttatcaacaatttcctcgctcgctgcggcactcactttccacttatcacccacgccggttctgttattgaagaacacgagacagtgatgtggcgcaaccaaacttgttactgttacatgattggctgttagagtgtcactccctacgttgctaggttaccagagagcgagtgccgttgttcatgcaaccaaacttgcttcacaatctctggtttcttctgatgaagaaaaacaaattatcgaacattttatcgaccgcattttctattgatattgattacgtaTCTATCGCGAGACATAttgttatcgttttatcgcccagccctagtctcgtctgacgaaattaacactagaggaaacaagagaggagaggaaacagaggAGGAAATAAGGACTTGAAACAAGAagaggaaatgagagaaaagTGAGGAAACAAGTGAGGAGAGGAACCCAAGATGAAACAATGAGAGGAAACGAGAGGAGAAGAGGcaagaaaagaggaaagaaggaaaggaaacaagaaaggagagaaaacaaggaGTTCAAACGAGcgaagaggagaggaagcaagtgaggagaggaggaaacaaggaATTGAAACGAGAGAAAGCAAGAGTGGAGACAAGAAGAAAGGAAACaatgagaggagagaggaaaacaaGTTGAAACGAGAGGGAACAAGGAGAGGCAACGAGCCAGGAGTAagatattataattattataaagaacataaataaaaaagttgacTGATGTGTTTCAGGATATCGGAGATGGAGGTGGAGGATGAGAATGAAATCAAGTGGGAGGATCTTGCAGGCGGGTGGAGCAGCGTCCGGTCGCCGCAGTGGCTGCGCTCTAAGTGGTGGAGCATCAAGAGACAAGTGACCAATCACAAGGAGATCCCTTTCAACGGTACAcacgttaaaaaataaaaaaataaaataagtatttaaaTGTGAAACTAATAATCTTACAGCTCTGTGTTACAGCggattttatgttttataattatttgaatggattaatttattttatggatgattttatatattttttacagtctttTATGCTTATTATTTCTTAGGAGTGTGCTTGTCTTTTTATGCTGTCTCACTGCAGTggaattattataattattattattattaatcacaaAAAGCTATTGACACTCAAACCTGTGTGTGGGTCCTCAGTCCTCCTGAAGGGTCTCCAGGAGCTCATGGCGTCCTCGCAGACCGCATCTGGACCAGGGAGTCCCTCCTCCTCTGCACTTCAGATCCGACTCGCCCGATTGGAGGAGAGCGGCGGCAGCCCGGCCCCCAGCTCCGTGGCGGCGCTGCAGATTCCCTTACAGATCCCACTGCAGATCACACACCTGGGTGAGACGGAGTGTATTACTGTGTCGAGTGAATCATTCTACGCTGATGATACAGACTTGTATATTTGACTGACTCGTTGCGTTTCTCTGGAAGCTTCGGACTCTTCAGCAGCAGCCAGCGAGAGTGAAACCATCACTCTGAACACGGGAGCCCTGCAGACCTTCGAGATCCTTCCTGTAAGCACAACATAGGAGCTGTTCATTGCCAATACAATAACAGTGTATGAATATATGTTTAAATCTGCTGTTCGCCTGAGCTATGCAGCACCACCTACTGCTTAACGCGACGAACCAACTCTTAATATTCAGATCACAGTAGTGGATGGAAATGCGCATTGcctttgcagattttctgaaAATGTGGTTAAAATTTGTTCTAGGACTGCTCcgtcttagtcgattagtcgactaatcggtggtttcgGTCTTAagcaacttagatttctttagtcgattagtcatgtttgatgcttttttcatgctgaatgacttatttccaagaaacgtacgagcacatctctggtaaacacaagaattaaagtggtgcttttgcatgactctttgcggagaaactcggatttacagatctgtcgattaaatcaactaatcgattagttgatacaattgaatgagtgttagtcgactaagaatttattcaatcgagcacagccctaatttgTTCCACATTTGGATGAAAACCTGACTGTAGTTGCATTTCTAGAAGTTTCTGAAGCCTCCTCTTCTTCACtgctctgttttcttttttgcagtCCTTCCACCTGCAGCCCACTGGCACCCCTGGGACCTACTACCTCCAGACAACGTCCAGTCAGGGCCTGCCGCTCAGCCTCTCCACCAGTCAGGGCCTTCCGCTCAGCTTAGCCAATAACAGCACGGTTACCCTGACGACAGGCTCCTCACCGTCATCACATGAGCACATCATCCTTCACAGCCTGTCGGTCGGTTTCACACAGATCGTGATAAAGTGTTTGTGGGATGTTTTCAGTCTGTTTGATTGGTACGACACACttaatttgtgtgtgcgtgtgtgtgtgtgtgtgtgtgtgtgtgtgtgtgtgtgtgtgtgtgtgtgtgtgtgtgtgtgtgtgtgtgtgtgtgtgtgtgtgtgttttcctcctCAGACGGACGGCCTCTGCACCGGCGACGGCGTCATCATCCAGACGGTCACCTCTGACCCCGCCTCCTCAGACCCTCTTAGCCAATCA
This window encodes:
- the dmtf1 gene encoding cyclin-D-binding Myb-like transcription factor 1; the encoded protein is MSSAAEDGEAAALETVKSVTLTQDSDGSIILHCPPNDDDSEPLQKKLRLSTEEQEDSDAPRFSVVTLPMSESDEGFEVTMTATADGDLSEEGVAQIQILQEDEDSLSPDQKTEVSPVSQAWFTHTHTHTHTHTHTGHKWKQGMWSKEEIDLLMSNIDQYVKGRGIEDPAEIIFEMSKEERKDFYRSVALGLNRPLFAVYRRVLRMYDNRNHVGKYTPDEIDKLKALREKHGNDWSTIGAALGRSASSVKDRCRLMKDTCNTGKWSEEEERRLAEVVYEMAGASPGSAVTGGVSWATVADQVRTRSEKQCRSKWLNYLNWKHSGGTEWMKEDDINLIRRISEMEVEDENEIKWEDLAGGWSSVRSPQWLRSKWWSIKRQVTNHKEIPFNVLLKGLQELMASSQTASGPGSPSSSALQIRLARLEESGGSPAPSSVAALQIPLQIPLQITHLASDSSAAASESETITLNTGALQTFEILPSFHLQPTGTPGTYYLQTTSSQGLPLSLSTSQGLPLSLANNSTVTLTTGSSPSSHEHIILHSLSTDGLCTGDGVIIQTVTSDPASSDPLSQSQLVVETEGRSLDDRLEATSLLEESESVGTETQEPITDDFTDKELSSPSIEGPVVHSGITSGSTVLIVSPPNISSTLTDPILENQEGSD